The following coding sequences are from one Melospiza melodia melodia isolate bMelMel2 chromosome 2, bMelMel2.pri, whole genome shotgun sequence window:
- the MCF2L gene encoding guanine nucleotide exchange factor DBS isoform X8, protein MCFSLLILPLNLRDAGIGFILVIDRRQDKWTSVKASILRIAASFPGNLQLVLVLRPTGFFHRALSDIAFRFNKDELKMKVPIIMLGSVSELQSYIDKTQLTEDLGGTLDYCHNRWLSRRTAIEGFAQKVKQTAQILQSFGTELAETELPNDVQSTSSLLATHTEKKDKMKEDIRVAVEQGDDILGSITKPVTENPDYKLNQDQLDNQTTVERLLAQLHETETAFDEFWMKHQQKLEQCLRLRNFEQNFREVKAALDIVSERLSAFTDVGNSCSHVEHILKDLANFKEKSDETVTKAKMLASERDAFIQSNHYAVDSIIPKCSELHHLCDAFTTEIERRRKLLNKSLELHDLLEKSMKWCDEGIYLLASQPVDKCQSQDGAESALQEIEKFLDTGAGNKIKELNKIYEEYAHILNEDLKDHVQKVFQKQESMEEMFQKRQVSLKKLAAKQTRPVQPVAPRPEAFVKSPCTSPGLQRENVSNSESSALRRVNYRKAKSETTELHQSRGGSTMDDEENLAVLRQHVMNELIETERAYVEELLCVLEGYAAEMDNPLMAHLIPPELQNKKDILFGNMEEIYHFHNRIFLRELETYVEYPELVGRCFLDQMEDFQIYEKYCQNKPRSESLWRQFSDSVFFQECQRKLDHKLSLDSYLLKPVQRITKYQLLLKEMLKYSKNCEGAEDLQEALTSILGILKAVNDSMHQIAITGYDGNLNELGKLLMQGSFNVWTDHKKGHTKVKDLARFKPMQRHLFLHEKAVLFCKKREENGEGYEKAPSYSYKHSLNMAAVGITENVKGDAKKFEIWYNAREEVYIVQAPTPEVKATWVNEIRKVLTSQLQACREASQHRTLEQTQSLPLPLPASSCASPSRNHIRNTKKTEEKKADLTSLEGCGTTVAPKYPEKGKASPTSPDKKAKRHEVVSDPTPFGSRGWAKPSHSLDASEENDGWSSAEEALNSSDAEEEGAGGAGEIKLTPGKYTVVTDYDKGVSEEFTVKSGDLVQLIREGEDGLWFVKNLSSGREGWIPASNLLMLIGNSKSAQSLSSSESGTASSNLSTSSSCSDSCNVSSTSFSDIKG, encoded by the exons ATGTGCTTTTCTTTGTTAATTCTTCCACTTAA TTTACGAGATGCTGGAATTGGATTTATTCTTGTCATAGATCGCAGACAGGACAAATGGACTTCTGTGAAAGCTTCCATACTGCGGATAGCA GCATCTTTCCCAGGAAACCTGCAATTAGTCCTCGTTCTGCGCCCAACAGGATTTTTTCATCGAGCTCTCTCGGACATTGCTTTCAGATTCAACAAAGATGAGCTTAAAATGAAAGTACCT ATCATAATGCTGGGCTCAGTGTCAGAACTGCAGAGTTACATTGATAAGACACAATTAACAGAAGATCTTGGTGGCACCCTGGATTACTGCCACAACAGATGGCTGTCCCGTCGCACT gctATAGAAGGTTTCGCCCAAAAggttaagcaaacagctcagattCTTCAGTCCTTTGGGACTGAGCTGGCTGAAACAGAACTACCAAACGATGTGCAATCAACCAGCTCCCTTCTTGCAACACACACGGAAAAGAAGGACAAAATGAAG gAGGACATCAGGGTAGCAGTAGAACAGGGAGATGATATCCTTGGAAGTATTACAAAACCAGTTACTGAGAATCCTGATTACAAACTGAATCAAGATCAGCTAGACAATCAAACAACAGTAGAAAG gCTATTGGCTCAATTACATGAAACAGAGACCGCCTTTGATGAGTTTTGGATGAAGCATCAGCAAAAACTAGAGCAGTGTCTGCGCCTTCGGAATTTTGAACAGAATTTCAGAGAG GTCAAAGCAGCTTTGGATATTGTGTCTGAGAGACTGTCTGCTTTCACAGATGTGGGAAACAGCTGTTCACATGTGGAGCATATTTTGAAAGATCTTGCCAACTTTAAAGAAAAATCAGAT GAAACTGTAACAAAAGCCAAAATGTTAGCCTCAGAGCGTGATGCTTTTATTCAAAGCAATCATTATGCTGTGGACTCCATTATTCCAAAATGCAGTGAACTTCATCATCTCTGTGATGCCTTCACTACTGAAATAGAACGGAGGAGAAAACTTCTTAACAAATCCCTGGAACTGCATGACTTACTAGAGAAG TCCATGAAGTGGTGTGATGAAGGAATTTACCTGCTGGCTTCCCAGCCAGTAGATAAGTGTCAGTCTCAGGATGGTGCAGAATCAGCACTACAGGAGATTGAAAAGTTCCTGGATACTGGTGCTGGCAATAAAATCAAGGAGTTGAATAAAATTTATGAAGAGTATGCTCACATCCTCAATGAAGACCTAAAG GACCACGTGCAAAAGGTTTTCCAGAAGCAAGAAAGTATGGAAGAAATGTTTCAAAAGCGGCAAGTAAGTCTTAAGAAGCTGGCAGCTAAGCAGACACGTCCTGTTCAGCCAGTTGCTCCAAGACCTGAAGCATTTGTAAAATCTCCTTGTACCTCTCCAG GTCTCCAAAGAGAAAACGTGTCCAACTCAGAAAGCAGTGCACTTCGGAGGGTAAACTACAGAAAAGCAAAG AGTGAAACGACTGAACTCCATCAAAGCAGAGGAGGATCTACAATGGATGATGAAGAAAACCTAGCTGTATTACGACA GCATGTAATGAATGAACTTATCGAGACTGAACGAGCATATGTGGAAGAACTTCTCTGTGTTCTTGAG GGTTATGCTGCAGAGATGGACAACCCCTTAAtggctcatctcattccaccagAACTGCAAAATAAGAAAGATATCTTGTTTGGGAATATGGAAGAAATTTATCACTTTCACAACAG GATATTCTTGAGAGAACTAGAAACCTATGTGGAATACCCAGAACTGGTGGGACGGTGCTTTCTGGACCAG ATGGAAGACTTCCAGATTTATGAGAAATACTGTCAAAATAAACCTCGATCTGAAAGTCTGTGGAGGCAGTTTTCAGACTCTGTATTTTTCCAG GAATGTCAAAGGAAACTCGACCACAAGCTCAGTTTGGACTCATACTTGCTGAAACCTGTTCAAAGGATAACCAAATACCAATTATTGCTAAAG GAAATGCTGAAGTACAGTAAGAACTGTGAAGGTGCTGAAGATCTTCAGGAAGCACTGACATCTATCCTGGGCATTCTTAAAGCAGTTAATGATTCTATGCACCAGATAGCCATTACAGGCTATGAT GGAAACCTGAATGAGCTGGGCAAGCTTTTAATGCAGGGATCCTTCAATGTCTGGACTGATCACAAAAAGGGTCACACAAAGGTGAAGGATTTGGCACGCTTCAAGCCAATGCAGCGACACCTCTTCCTGCATGAGAAAGCAGTGCTGTTCTGTAAGAAGCGAGAAGAAAATGGAGAGGGATATGAGAAAGCACCTTCTTATAGCTACAAACACTCCTTAAAT ATGGCTGCAGTTGGAATAACAGAAAATGTCAAGGGTGATGCAAAAAAATTTGAAATCTGGTATAATGCACGGGAAGAAGTTTACATTGTACAG GCTCCAACCCCTGAAGTTAAAGCTACTTGGGTAAATGAAATAAGAAAAGTGCTAACAAGTCAACTGCAGGCATGCAGAG AAGCTAGTCAGCACAGGACACTAGAACAAACACAGAGCTTACCTCTCCCACTACCAGCATCATCTTGTGCAAG TCCTTCACGAAACCACAtcagaaacaccaaaaaaacgGAGGAGAAAAAAGCTGATCTCACAAGTCTAGAAGGTTGTGGCACTACAGTAGCACCAAAGTACCCTGAGAAAGGCAAAG CTTCTCCTACCAGTCCTGACAAAAAAGCCAAACGGCACGAAGTAGTGAGTGACCCAACTCCTTTTGGTTCAAGAG GCTGGGCCAAGCCATCCCATTCTCTTGATGCATCCGAAGAAAATGACGGCTGGTCTAGTGCCGAAGAGGCGCTGAATTCATCGGATGCGGAGGAAGAAGGAGCGGGAGGAGCAGGCGAGATCAAGCTG ACTCCTGGTAAATATACAGTTGTGACTGATTATGACAAAGGAGTTTCTGAAGAATTTACAGTGAAAAGTGGAGATCTAGTTCAACTGATTCGTGAAGGGGAGGATGGACTTTG gtTTGTAAAGAACCTGAGCAGTGGTAGAGAAGGTTGGATTCCAGCAAGCAATCTGCTGATGCTCATAGGCAACTCAAAATCAGCTCAATCTTTAAGCAGCTCTG